GCTTGACCTGCGGGAATAACTCTCGGATGGTCTGAACCGACTCGTCCTTCGAGTTGTTATCAATCAAAATGATTTCGTATGTATATTCCGTCTCTGATGCAAACACGGATCGCAAACAGTCCACCGTCAGCTGACAGGTATTGTAGTTCACGATTAAAATGCTTAAATCCATTGCATAACGTCTCCTGACAAATATAGTAATCTATCGACATTATAGCATAGTTCGCGGGGAAATAAGGAATATCAAGGAATAAGTTTGCTCTGTCCTCTTCCATTCAACTCTCATATAAACCCGATCAAAATAAAAAACTTGAACAACAAACTCTCTGCCTTGGATTGTCTGTACAATTTGCTCTTGCGCGCATAATGTAATCTATCGATGAATTTTGTGCGAGATGCGAGAAATAACTCCAGCTGTTCTTTCAGTTCTCCAGTCAATCGCGATCCATAGATTCGATGAAACTCGCTCGCTTGTTTATGCAGCAAGTCTTTGCCTGTATGCCTCTTAAAACTGGCCCATTTGCTCTTCAACTTACCCACGATGGAGTTACTGCCTCCTACCACATTATTATTGTGCTGACGGTATAACATGGACGGCGTGTTATCGTAGATTACGGTTCCAAATGCGGATACGAGCAGGTAGAACCACCAATCGTGCATAAGAACCTTTTGGCTGTCCACCGATTTACTATTTATAAACAGGTTTCTTGTTGATCGATTCATCGTAATCGTTGCGCCAATGGCAATATTCTCGTATAACGCATTGAAGAAAGAAGGCTCCTGAGCAGGAGGTTTAGGCCATGCACCTTTCCGGTTTAACTCGTCATCCGCAAGGTAGGTCGATGTAAATACCATCGCCGGTACTTCTGTATATATAGATGAATTCAAACGTGCTATAGCATGCTCTACCTTATGATCAAGCCACACATCATCCTGGTCACAAAAACAGTAGTAATCAACTTCGGCGTCTGCAGCACGCAGCAATTCAAAGAAGCTGGACACAACGCCAACATTTGATCCTTTTATGAGCTTGATCTTGTCTGGATGTGTTGTCACCCATTGGTCGAGAAGCTCCATCGTTTTATCAGTCGACCCATCGTCTCTTATCAGGATGGAGACAGTAGCATACGTCTGATTAAGAATACTCTGGATTTGCTCGGATATATATTGTTCGCCGTTATAGGCGGATAACAATACTTGCACTTTTTTCATACGGGAACCTCCGGAAAAAATACATTGGCTTCATACTTTTGTAATTCATTAGATCTACAAGTGGTTTTAGGGAAGAGGTTAATAAAAAAACCTGATCATACAGATCAGGTCTCTAACATCGCTGTATTCACTTTAAGTATAGTTCAGGGCGCTGCTTCATATCCAGCATAAACTGCTTCAGCCCTTCACGCCAATGTGGCAAATCCTCAAATTGGTTTAGACGGATAGCCAGGTGATCCATCGTTGAATTGGCCGGACGTGGAGCGGGTCTGGGAAACTCTTCAGTAGTGCAAGGCTGCAATTCAGCTGTTATGGTAAGTCCCAATTGTTCACGAGCCTCTTCAAAAATGGCGCTAGTAAACTCATACCAAGTACAAGAACCACTGTTGGAGGCATGATATATACCGTATTTTTCAGTGGAGATGAGGTTTAACAAAAATTGTGCCAGATCTACTGTGTAGGTGGGGGAACCCTTTTGATCGTTAACCACCCTTAATAACGGTTTTTCCTGACCTAGACGGAGCATCGTTTTCACAAAGTTATTCCCATGCAGGCCGAACAGCCACGATGTTCGTACAATAAACCAACGAGAGCAAAAACTCTGAACCATTTGCTCCCCAGCAAGCTTCGATTTTCCATAAACGCTTTGCGGGTGGGGGAAATCATGCTCTATATAAGGCCTCTCGGTTGTACCACTAAAAACGTAATCCGTGCTAATAAATACGATCTTGGCATCGATTTTTTCGGCAGCGAGAGCCATGTTTCTAGTACCTATTGCATTCACGACATAAGCAGCTTCCACATCCGTCTCTGCAGCATCTACTGCCGTATAAGCGGCACAATGAATGATCCAGTCGGGTCGGCGAGTTGAACTTA
This Paenibacillus sp. JZ16 DNA region includes the following protein-coding sequences:
- a CDS encoding glycosyltransferase family 2 protein produces the protein MKKVQVLLSAYNGEQYISEQIQSILNQTYATVSILIRDDGSTDKTMELLDQWVTTHPDKIKLIKGSNVGVVSSFFELLRAADAEVDYYCFCDQDDVWLDHKVEHAIARLNSSIYTEVPAMVFTSTYLADDELNRKGAWPKPPAQEPSFFNALYENIAIGATITMNRSTRNLFINSKSVDSQKVLMHDWWFYLLVSAFGTVIYDNTPSMLYRQHNNNVVGGSNSIVGKLKSKWASFKRHTGKDLLHKQASEFHRIYGSRLTGELKEQLELFLASRTKFIDRLHYARKSKLYRQSKAESLLFKFFILIGFI
- the rfbD gene encoding dTDP-4-dehydrorhamnose reductase, with amino-acid sequence MKVLITGAHGQLGQDIARIFNLAGHEVFSCGRKELNITDLDQCLQVSSTRRPDWIIHCAAYTAVDAAETDVEAAYVVNAIGTRNMALAAEKIDAKIVFISTDYVFSGTTERPYIEHDFPHPQSVYGKSKLAGEQMVQSFCSRWFIVRTSWLFGLHGNNFVKTMLRLGQEKPLLRVVNDQKGSPTYTVDLAQFLLNLISTEKYGIYHASNSGSCTWYEFTSAIFEEAREQLGLTITAELQPCTTEEFPRPAPRPANSTMDHLAIRLNQFEDLPHWREGLKQFMLDMKQRPELYLK